A region of the Deltaproteobacteria bacterium genome:
CAAGGTATTTTCACATTTCTAATCTCGAATTTTTGAATAGGATAAACCATTGGGTAGTGACCCTTTAATATATTGATGATTATGGTTTGTAGCAGAGCAATTCATCTAAAGTCCAGACATGATCGCTGATCCCTGCTGCCATGGCAGGAGTTCGCTTAGCCCAAACCCGATTCCCATCCGATGAAGCTTTACATCGGAGGGAACCATGGGGTTTTACAAAATTATCATGGGCATCAATAAAATCGAGAGCGTTCTGAAGCTCACGACGGTTCTTTGAAAATCCCAAGGTCTTGCGAGCCAGACGGCGGAGTTCCTGGCGAAGCGTTAGGTTGTCTCGTTCGATGTAGGCGGTATTAATCTGCCCTGCGCTCCCATCGGCTCGCTTCAACGAAGCCGCCTGGGCTTCGACGGGGCGGCGTTTCCCAAAGATGACGCTTCGTGTTACCTTGACCACTCGTCCTCTCTGACGCTCCTTGTGCACTTGAGCATACTGCAGGTCCGGAGAGGCAACCCGTTGGGGCTTGGCAGGGCGTCCTGGCCATCCCGTCGGTTGAGGCTTTTCCCACTGCCCAAAGAGTTCTAAAAGGACCTCGGCATAATGCCTTAGGGAATCGGAAGTAAAGAGCGGAAGCGAACCGTCCAGGCGTCCTTGAATCTTTCGGAGGAGCCGACGAGCACTATAGAGATTGCGATTCCCAACCAAAGAGACTAAACGGAGACGAAACTCTGGGGCCACGGCCCGCCAGATCCAGGTCGTTCCCAAACTCCGGCCACGGCCTTTTTTCGGGAGAAGAGGGGCCCTGGGATTATCGGCCCATTGGGATTTGGGTGTTTTTTTTAACGAAGGTCCAAAGTTCATCCACTTGGACTTGGGAGAGCTTGAGATCCCGAACAAGCATATCGGTGACCTGTTCACAATGTAAGGCGGCCACGGCCAACCACTTGCGGATGGTATCGAGCTTGATCTCCAAGACGCGGGAGGTGCCCCGAAGCCCCAGGCCCTCGGCCAGCAGCCGAAGGCCCATAAGGACTCTTTTCTTGGGGCTTCGAAGATCGAAGAAGGTGGTGCCGGTACGGCTGGAAAAGGCCTTGCCACAAGTACGGCATAAAAAGAGTCGGGCTTTGCCGGTACTTCGGGTTCGGTAGGTCCCATTGGAGACCACATTCCCCAGCCCTTTCTTCCCATGGTTTTTGCACTTGGGATTGGGGCAAGCGACATCCAGGTATTTTGGCTTCGGGCCACGCTTTTTCTTTGCTTTCGTAACCATCCTCTCCTCCTTTCTGAAGAGAGGATAGCATAATTTGAAAATATTATCAATATATTAAAGGGTCACTACCAAATTGTTCGCAAGGTAGATATTTATGAATTTATGGACGTCCCGGACCACTACCATTATTGAAAACATATAAAAAGCCATGTTCTTTACCCTGCTAAAATGGAAAAGCTATTG
Encoded here:
- a CDS encoding IS1 family transposase, producing the protein MGTTWIWRAVAPEFRLRLVSLVGNRNLYSARRLLRKIQGRLDGSLPLFTSDSLRHYAEVLLELFGQWEKPQPTGWPGRPAKPQRVASPDLQYAQVHKERQRGRVVKVTRSVIFGKRRPVEAQAASLKRADGSAGQINTAYIERDNLTLRQELRRLARKTLGFSKNRRELQNALDFIDAHDNFVKPHGSLRCKASSDGNRVWAKRTPAMAAGISDHVWTLDELLCYKP